In a genomic window of Gemmatimonadaceae bacterium:
- a CDS encoding HEAT repeat domain-containing protein codes for MITMMRARAFLTTGGVVILTAVTADAQSLARRIADAPNGKVRLEFAPRPDLCGTGNYVSRGHNHRMSWDSDQSEDVEYTEECMKSPVRVVVTKSGGQVVRIRTYVGGRWRPAVGTVTSIGPVSTREAVNYLMSVANTASTKVGSEAIVPMTLADSVEIWQGLLRVARDESRPNGIRTQAVFWLSQTAGEAITSNLAALTGDAAVDRDVREQAVFALSQRPRSEGVPALINIARTNRDPEIRKKALFWLGQSRDPRALALFEEILSRR; via the coding sequence ATGATTACGATGATGCGCGCACGCGCTTTCCTGACGACCGGTGGGGTTGTGATCCTCACCGCCGTCACGGCCGATGCACAGTCGCTCGCGCGGCGCATAGCCGATGCGCCCAACGGAAAGGTGCGGCTCGAATTCGCGCCCAGGCCGGACCTGTGCGGGACGGGGAACTATGTCTCTCGCGGACACAACCACCGGATGTCGTGGGATTCCGATCAGTCCGAGGACGTGGAGTACACCGAAGAGTGCATGAAGAGTCCCGTCCGCGTAGTGGTCACGAAGAGTGGTGGGCAGGTGGTGAGGATTCGCACCTATGTCGGCGGCCGCTGGCGTCCGGCGGTCGGCACTGTCACGAGTATCGGACCGGTTTCAACTCGTGAGGCTGTCAATTATCTGATGTCGGTTGCGAATACTGCGTCGACCAAAGTCGGGAGCGAAGCGATCGTCCCGATGACTCTCGCGGACAGCGTCGAGATATGGCAGGGTCTTCTGCGCGTGGCGCGCGACGAGTCACGGCCCAATGGCATCCGGACGCAGGCCGTTTTCTGGCTCAGCCAGACAGCGGGCGAAGCGATAACGTCGAATCTCGCGGCTCTGACCGGTGACGCGGCGGTGGACCGTGACGTTCGGGAGCAGGCGGTGTTCGCGCTGTCGCAGCGCCCGCGCAGCGAGGGCGTTCCGGCGCTGATCAACATCGCGCGAACGAATCGCGATCCGGAGATCAGAAAAAAGGCTCTGTTCTGGTTGGGCCAATCGCGAGACCCGCGAGCGCTGGCTTTGTTCGAGGAGATTCTCTCGAGGCGTTAA
- a CDS encoding DUF2723 domain-containing protein produces the protein MTAANTRQTPSRGSAEAKAARTRAAAKKTAETLEEYTPSYRAAGIAALAVFALYFITIAPSTAMWDTGEYMAAAKVLGLPHPPGNPFFVLLANVFGQLPLPGSYAQHINTMAAVCSAASAGFWFLVTERILAGWLGKGWQRLTGAAIATLIGATAFTVWNQSVVNEKVYTVSLLFFTIVSWLMISWTDDPDAPTADRKLILVAYLLGLGYANHPAGLLAGPAVVFAILARRWQTFLRWKLLAVGAAVLVLGVTPFIYVPIRAAHFPVLNEGEPTGCETKLEASCTFTSLTKQRLMDNINREQYGEKLERGAPFVAQIQMWWTYFEWQWLRDPHNERAGLRALFAALFLVLGLIGGYVHWSYERRTFWYFGPLMFTLTLALIYYMNFKYGWSQAPELGDSVQREVRDRDYFYIWSYSAWGVWAAIGLVYIWQSVAQIIDRDPTDKPDSVGYASRRAWLLATPLLLLACVPLVGNWRAASHRGETFTADWGADLLNSVEPYGIIITNGDNDTFPLWYAQEVEEVRQDVLVLVTSYLNTDWFVRQIIRRPVRPYDAAKGPAIYRGREWPIPRGPPLKMTLTEADSIPPYYEVREPQQFQQRNLIATIQPGYLTRDQIVVLRLIKDAYPERPIYFSTGGYGRALGLSNYTLRQGLAEKLVEVPIVPGKDTVRVADGFIDVQRSLALWNIYKAPAALIKRGDWVDRPSYGIPYTYAVTGIVLADALRTQGRAAEAEKIMGTVAGIAKAARLDDILASTAPGG, from the coding sequence ATGACGGCAGCGAACACCAGACAAACACCGTCGCGCGGAAGCGCCGAGGCGAAAGCGGCGCGGACGAGAGCCGCCGCAAAAAAAACGGCGGAGACGCTGGAGGAATACACTCCGTCCTATCGCGCCGCCGGTATCGCGGCGCTCGCCGTGTTCGCGCTGTACTTCATCACGATCGCGCCGTCCACAGCAATGTGGGATACCGGCGAATACATGGCCGCTGCAAAGGTTCTCGGGCTTCCCCATCCTCCCGGGAATCCCTTTTTTGTCCTTCTCGCGAATGTTTTCGGCCAGCTGCCGCTGCCGGGAAGCTACGCGCAGCACATCAATACGATGGCGGCCGTCTGCAGCGCCGCGTCGGCCGGGTTCTGGTTCCTTGTCACGGAGCGAATTCTCGCCGGCTGGCTGGGTAAGGGGTGGCAGCGGCTGACAGGTGCCGCGATCGCGACACTCATCGGCGCCACGGCGTTCACGGTCTGGAATCAGAGCGTTGTGAACGAGAAGGTCTACACCGTCTCGCTTCTGTTCTTCACGATCGTGTCGTGGCTGATGATCTCATGGACCGACGACCCCGACGCACCAACCGCCGATCGCAAGCTCATACTCGTCGCTTATCTCCTCGGGCTCGGCTACGCCAATCACCCGGCCGGACTCCTCGCCGGGCCCGCCGTCGTGTTCGCGATTCTCGCAAGGCGGTGGCAGACGTTCCTCCGATGGAAGCTTCTGGCAGTCGGGGCGGCTGTACTTGTCCTCGGAGTAACCCCATTCATCTACGTACCGATTCGCGCGGCGCACTTCCCGGTGCTCAACGAAGGGGAGCCGACGGGATGCGAGACGAAACTCGAAGCCTCGTGCACATTCACCAGTCTCACGAAGCAGCGCTTGATGGACAACATCAATCGCGAGCAGTACGGGGAAAAACTGGAGCGCGGCGCCCCCTTTGTCGCGCAAATTCAGATGTGGTGGACCTACTTCGAGTGGCAGTGGCTGCGCGATCCGCACAACGAGCGGGCAGGCCTGCGGGCTCTGTTCGCCGCACTCTTCCTCGTACTCGGTCTCATAGGAGGGTACGTCCACTGGTCGTATGAGCGGCGAACTTTCTGGTACTTCGGGCCGCTGATGTTCACGCTGACGCTCGCGCTCATCTACTACATGAATTTCAAGTACGGGTGGTCGCAGGCGCCGGAGCTGGGCGACTCGGTGCAGAGAGAGGTGCGTGACCGCGACTACTTCTACATATGGAGTTACTCCGCCTGGGGCGTATGGGCGGCGATCGGCCTCGTCTACATCTGGCAGTCTGTGGCGCAGATCATCGATCGCGATCCGACCGACAAGCCCGATTCTGTCGGCTACGCAAGCCGGCGCGCGTGGCTGCTGGCCACTCCGCTGCTGCTGCTCGCGTGCGTTCCTCTGGTGGGCAACTGGCGTGCTGCATCGCACCGCGGTGAGACATTCACCGCCGACTGGGGCGCCGACCTGCTGAATTCCGTCGAGCCGTACGGAATCATCATCACCAACGGCGACAACGATACTTTCCCTCTGTGGTACGCCCAGGAAGTTGAGGAAGTGCGACAGGACGTTCTCGTTCTCGTCACGTCTTATCTCAACACCGACTGGTTCGTGCGCCAGATCATTCGCCGCCCGGTTAGGCCGTACGATGCGGCGAAAGGCCCGGCGATCTACCGCGGCCGCGAGTGGCCCATTCCCAGGGGTCCGCCGCTCAAGATGACGCTCACCGAGGCGGATTCGATTCCGCCGTACTACGAGGTTCGCGAGCCACAGCAGTTCCAGCAGCGCAATCTCATCGCGACGATTCAGCCGGGTTATCTCACGCGCGATCAGATAGTGGTGCTTCGGCTCATCAAGGACGCCTATCCGGAGCGGCCGATTTATTTCTCGACCGGTGGCTACGGTCGGGCCCTGGGTCTGTCGAACTACACACTGCGTCAGGGGCTCGCGGAAAAGCTGGTGGAAGTGCCCATCGTTCCGGGGAAGGATACGGTGCGCGTAGCAGACGGTTTCATCGACGTGCAGCGCTCGCTTGCCCTGTGGAACATCTACAAGGCGCCCGCAGCCCTCATCAAGCGCGGCGACTGGGTGGACCGTCCATCGTATGGGATTCCATATACCTACGCGGTGACGGGGATCGTGCTGGCCGACGCGCTCCGGACGCAGGGACGAGCCGCCGAAGCCGAGAAGATCATGGGGACAGTTGCGGGCATCGCGAAAGCCGCCCGGCTCGATGACATCCTCGCCAGTACCGCGCCGGGCGGATAG
- a CDS encoding serine hydrolase — MATLALPLSGKAQQRDPLAGLEAYVTKGMQDWKIPGLAVAIVKNDSVIYARGFGVRTLGRPEKVDENTIFAIASDTKSFTGVVLAMLADEAKIRWDAPVTTYLPWFRLADDYLTRELTVRDLLTHRSGLARGDLLWTGGMPYSRQELLRRVRHLKPSWSMRSRYGYSNLMYVAAGEVAATVERKPWDDIVRERIFVPVGMNSTNTSVSNLASLQNVATPHADVDSAVRVVNYTDTDNIASAGAINSSVADMAKWIRFQLDSARVGGKRLVSKRNFVETHSAQTAMRLDSAYRAFNPFTHVRSYAFGWNVLDYRGREMLSHAGNLSGMAAIVGLLPKEKLGIVVLSNLEGNALRESLMYKVFDRFLGAPERDWSRVALVERASFDSIEAKNLREKTARRVAGTKASLPLARYARAYVDSLYGRAEVRLENGHLVLALAPKQIGDLDHWHFDTFKVTWRDHRDGWNLVTFALNTEGSVDMLRADIGGLPEEWPVMKRLPDPTAAQSANRQ, encoded by the coding sequence TTGGCGACGCTTGCACTTCCCCTCTCCGGCAAGGCGCAGCAGCGCGACCCGCTCGCAGGGCTCGAGGCTTACGTCACGAAGGGGATGCAGGACTGGAAGATCCCTGGCCTTGCCGTCGCGATCGTAAAGAACGATTCGGTCATTTACGCCAGGGGTTTCGGCGTCCGAACTCTCGGGCGGCCCGAAAAGGTCGATGAGAATACGATTTTCGCCATCGCGTCGGACACGAAGTCGTTCACGGGCGTTGTCCTCGCAATGCTCGCCGACGAGGCGAAAATCCGGTGGGATGCTCCGGTCACGACATATCTCCCATGGTTTCGTCTCGCTGACGACTACCTGACGCGCGAGCTGACGGTGCGCGATCTCCTCACGCATCGAAGCGGGTTAGCGCGCGGTGATCTCTTATGGACCGGCGGCATGCCGTACTCGCGCCAGGAGCTCCTCCGGCGCGTCCGCCACCTCAAGCCGTCATGGAGCATGAGATCGCGTTACGGGTACAGCAATCTGATGTACGTCGCAGCCGGGGAAGTCGCCGCCACTGTCGAGCGGAAGCCATGGGACGATATCGTGCGGGAGCGGATCTTCGTGCCGGTCGGCATGAATTCCACCAACACCAGCGTGAGCAACCTCGCAAGTCTACAGAATGTCGCGACGCCTCACGCCGACGTCGACAGCGCGGTGCGCGTTGTCAACTACACCGACACCGACAACATCGCCTCAGCCGGTGCGATCAACTCCAGCGTCGCCGACATGGCGAAGTGGATTCGCTTTCAGCTCGACAGCGCGCGTGTCGGAGGCAAGCGTCTCGTCTCCAAGCGCAATTTCGTCGAGACGCACAGCGCGCAGACGGCGATGCGGCTCGATTCGGCGTATCGCGCGTTCAATCCCTTCACTCACGTGCGAAGCTACGCATTCGGCTGGAACGTCCTCGATTATCGCGGCAGGGAGATGCTCTCCCATGCCGGAAATCTCTCCGGAATGGCGGCAATCGTCGGTCTTCTACCGAAGGAGAAGCTTGGCATCGTAGTTCTCTCGAATCTCGAGGGGAACGCGCTGCGCGAATCGCTGATGTACAAGGTTTTCGATCGCTTCCTCGGCGCGCCCGAGCGTGACTGGAGCCGTGTGGCGCTCGTCGAGAGAGCATCATTCGATTCCATCGAGGCAAAGAATCTTCGCGAAAAGACAGCTCGGCGCGTCGCCGGGACGAAGGCATCGCTCCCGCTGGCGCGCTACGCACGCGCGTATGTCGATAGCCTGTACGGCAGAGCGGAGGTGCGTCTGGAGAACGGACATCTCGTGCTGGCGCTCGCGCCGAAGCAGATTGGCGATCTCGATCACTGGCATTTCGATACCTTCAAGGTGACATGGCGCGATCATCGCGACGGCTGGAACCTGGTTACGTTCGCCTTGAACACCGAGGGAAGCGTTGACATGCTTCGCGCCGACATCGGCGGGCTCCCGGAAGAGTGGCCGGTGATGAAGCGGCTTCCGGATCCAACCGCAGCTCAATCCGCAAACAGGCAATGA
- a CDS encoding cytochrome c biogenesis protein CcdA: MDFAGITGQLSTNPLIALPVLFIAGVLTSLTPCIYPMIPITAAIVGGQAVGEAAPSRSRTVLLTLTYVVGLALAYATLGVIAGLTGTIFGSISTNPWLYFGMANLLVIGALILLDVVPLPIPTALLNRAATAGTAGRFSGAFIMGAASGLVAAPCSAPVMAAVLTWVTMTKRAGLGFLYLFTFSLGMCALLVAVGLFSGVAARLPRAGIWMVWVKRGFALVMIGVAEYYLIEMGKLLF, translated from the coding sequence ATGGACTTCGCGGGCATCACCGGGCAGCTCTCCACCAATCCGCTCATCGCGCTGCCGGTACTTTTTATCGCCGGCGTGCTCACGAGCCTCACGCCGTGCATCTATCCGATGATCCCTATCACCGCGGCGATCGTCGGCGGCCAGGCAGTGGGAGAGGCGGCGCCGTCAAGATCGCGAACGGTTTTGTTGACGCTCACCTATGTCGTGGGGTTGGCGCTCGCGTACGCTACGCTCGGCGTCATCGCCGGGCTCACGGGAACGATCTTCGGATCCATCAGCACCAACCCGTGGCTGTACTTCGGCATGGCGAACCTGCTGGTCATCGGCGCGCTGATACTGCTTGACGTAGTCCCGCTGCCGATTCCGACAGCGCTGCTCAACCGCGCTGCCACAGCTGGTACGGCCGGCCGATTCTCAGGAGCTTTCATCATGGGCGCTGCGTCGGGACTTGTCGCCGCGCCGTGCTCGGCACCCGTGATGGCTGCGGTTCTGACCTGGGTCACGATGACAAAGCGCGCCGGGCTCGGGTTTCTCTATCTGTTCACCTTCTCGCTGGGTATGTGCGCTTTGCTTGTCGCGGTGGGTTTGTTCAGCGGCGTGGCAGCTCGATTACCTCGCGCGGGAATCTGGATGGTATGGGTGAAGCGGGGTTTCGCGCTCGTGATGATCGGCGTTGCGGAATACTATCTGATCGAGATGGGCAAGCTTCTCTTTTGA
- a CDS encoding TlpA disulfide reductase family protein: protein MMRRGTSSLLIALAAVAVAGPVAAQDLGIEVGKRAPAAVVRTLDGKPVDIGAYVGKTAIFLEFWATWCSNCRNLEPALLAAEKKYRARMKFIGVAVSVNQTPARVKAYSEKHGLRHLIVFDTEGKAADAYDAPATSYIVVVNRAGKVVYTGLGGDQNLEAAIRKAL, encoded by the coding sequence ATGATGAGACGTGGAACTTCTTCTTTGTTGATCGCGCTTGCTGCCGTCGCAGTCGCCGGCCCCGTTGCCGCGCAGGATCTCGGCATCGAGGTGGGGAAGCGCGCCCCCGCAGCGGTCGTCCGCACACTGGATGGCAAGCCTGTCGATATCGGCGCCTACGTCGGCAAGACGGCCATATTCCTCGAGTTCTGGGCGACGTGGTGCTCCAACTGCCGGAATCTCGAGCCGGCGCTGCTTGCAGCCGAGAAAAAGTACCGCGCCCGAATGAAATTCATCGGCGTTGCCGTCTCTGTGAATCAGACCCCCGCGCGGGTAAAGGCATACAGCGAGAAGCACGGGCTCAGGCACCTGATAGTGTTCGACACGGAGGGCAAGGCAGCTGATGCCTACGATGCGCCCGCGACCTCATACATCGTTGTGGTGAACCGCGCCGGAAAGGTCGTCTATACCGGGCTAGGCGGAGATCAGAATCTCGAGGCCGCGATAAGAAAAGCACTCTAG
- a CDS encoding redoxin domain-containing protein yields the protein MEAYRDQYATLFNNGRKVVVIAISADADTTLASWAGEQHFPMLFGSDVGGKVGALYETFDAKRNQDTRSLFVVDPAGKVAYVTRPFRVLVQQAYTDLAAVVDKLAPLPADTVN from the coding sequence ATGGAGGCGTACCGTGATCAGTACGCCACGCTCTTCAACAACGGCCGGAAAGTGGTGGTCATCGCGATAAGCGCCGATGCGGATACGACGCTCGCATCGTGGGCGGGGGAGCAGCACTTCCCGATGCTGTTCGGAAGCGATGTTGGGGGAAAGGTCGGCGCTCTCTACGAGACCTTCGACGCAAAACGGAACCAGGACACACGCTCGCTGTTCGTCGTCGATCCAGCGGGGAAAGTTGCTTACGTCACGAGGCCGTTCCGGGTTCTCGTACAGCAGGCGTACACCGACCTCGCTGCAGTCGTCGACAAACTCGCGCCGCTGCCCGCCGACACAGTCAACTAG
- a CDS encoding TonB-dependent receptor, with protein sequence MYQRLRPSGQPLNSFPHSPSRLGFRPVLVAAAASLIAASSAGAQAITGKITDAATGEAVAGARVSVVGTLQGTATRSDGSYRLPVSAGTQIVRVTGIGYSPVIDTVVATALVENRDYRLTKGGVRLDANVIIGTRLTDRTVLNSAVPVDVLTPAEIQQTGQIETNQVIQMLAPSFNFPRPTISDGTDHIRPSMLRGLGPDQVLVLVNGKRRYTSSLVNVNGTLGRGSTGVDLNAIPSSAIERIEILRDGAAAQYGSDAIAGVINIILKTDPTTEIGAHVGSNYTTLKPKDTTFARNLGALEDTRLTDGDVTEVDVNTGRNFTGGGFLHVTGQYQHRGSTNRSLPDMRTQYFAGDPRNSDPQFVGQNHFRQGDALVTDIGFMFNANMPQMSNGSRIYAFGGTSHRDGQGAGNWRLPNGTNTVRSIWPNGFLPFINSDILDYAGTVGVKGPIAGWNYDLSGTYGHNNFDFEITNTNNATMGNSSPTEFDAGGFKFNQGVLNLDLVRGFPIGAFAAPLNVALGAEFRHELYGVRAGEPGSYIDGGVKVLDGPSAGAHPIPGAQVFAGFQPSDAGDHTRTSFAGYLNLETNLLPSLLVGLAGRSENYSDFGSTTTGKASARFEFYPGYAIRGAFQTGFRAPSLAQSFFSSTATNFLNFGQGLVPVEVKTLPASGEIAEALGAEPLKAETSVNTSIGIALAPLQNLSLTADYYRITIDDRIVLSGNFTGAAMTAFLAAQGFPGVGSARYFTNAIDTRTVGFDVVTRYALDFGNIGITRFTGGYNQTRSKVTRVASTPPALASQASVLFDEVERGRIEVGQPHNTLHLTLDHTYRDFTGTIHTARWGEVGFRGNPTNRALDQTFAPEWITDVNASYTFFRQLRLTLGANNVFDEYPDEQIPINANSGIFPYSNTVNTFGLNGRFIYARVKWTL encoded by the coding sequence ATGTACCAGAGACTTCGTCCGTCAGGTCAACCGCTCAACTCCTTCCCGCATTCGCCCTCACGGCTGGGTTTCCGCCCGGTCCTCGTTGCCGCCGCCGCGTCCCTCATTGCCGCTTCTTCGGCAGGAGCGCAGGCAATCACCGGCAAAATCACTGACGCAGCAACGGGCGAGGCTGTCGCCGGCGCGCGCGTTTCGGTCGTCGGAACTCTTCAAGGTACAGCCACACGCAGCGACGGTTCATACCGGTTGCCGGTATCGGCGGGCACCCAGATCGTTCGCGTGACTGGCATCGGATACTCGCCGGTTATCGACACGGTAGTCGCTACAGCGCTCGTCGAGAACCGCGACTATCGCCTCACGAAGGGTGGCGTGCGACTCGACGCGAATGTCATCATTGGCACCCGGCTCACGGATCGCACCGTGCTGAACTCCGCCGTGCCCGTCGACGTTCTGACACCGGCGGAGATTCAGCAGACTGGCCAGATCGAGACGAACCAGGTGATCCAGATGCTGGCGCCTTCCTTCAATTTCCCGAGGCCAACGATCTCCGATGGGACGGACCATATCCGCCCGTCGATGCTCCGTGGCCTTGGACCGGACCAGGTTCTCGTTCTCGTCAACGGCAAGCGACGCTATACCAGCTCGCTCGTCAACGTGAACGGCACCCTTGGTCGCGGGTCAACGGGCGTCGACCTCAACGCAATTCCCTCGAGTGCCATCGAGCGGATCGAGATTCTTCGCGACGGAGCCGCGGCGCAATACGGCTCGGACGCGATAGCGGGCGTCATCAACATCATTCTCAAGACCGATCCGACTACTGAGATCGGCGCCCACGTAGGCTCGAACTACACGACGCTCAAGCCGAAGGACACGACGTTCGCGAGAAATCTTGGCGCGTTGGAGGACACCCGGCTCACCGATGGCGACGTCACTGAAGTCGATGTCAACACGGGCCGGAATTTCACGGGCGGAGGATTTCTTCACGTAACCGGACAGTACCAGCATCGAGGCTCAACGAACCGGTCTCTGCCTGATATGCGCACTCAGTACTTTGCGGGCGATCCGCGCAACTCCGACCCGCAGTTCGTCGGACAAAATCATTTCAGGCAGGGCGATGCACTGGTGACCGACATCGGGTTCATGTTCAACGCGAACATGCCGCAGATGTCGAATGGATCCAGAATTTACGCGTTCGGTGGCACGTCCCACCGCGACGGTCAGGGCGCCGGCAACTGGCGTCTGCCGAACGGCACCAACACAGTCCGCTCCATCTGGCCGAATGGATTCCTCCCTTTCATCAATAGTGACATCCTCGATTACGCCGGGACGGTAGGGGTGAAGGGTCCCATCGCCGGATGGAACTACGACCTGAGCGGAACCTACGGACACAACAACTTCGATTTTGAGATTACGAACACCAACAACGCGACGATGGGCAACTCCAGCCCCACCGAGTTCGACGCGGGTGGGTTCAAGTTCAATCAGGGTGTGCTCAACCTCGACCTTGTGCGCGGCTTCCCGATCGGCGCATTCGCGGCGCCACTCAACGTCGCTCTCGGCGCCGAGTTCAGGCACGAGCTGTACGGAGTGAGGGCAGGGGAGCCTGGCTCCTACATCGACGGCGGTGTGAAGGTGCTTGACGGCCCGAGCGCGGGCGCGCACCCCATCCCGGGAGCTCAGGTCTTTGCCGGATTCCAGCCGAGTGATGCGGGCGACCACACTCGCACCAGCTTCGCAGGCTACCTCAACCTCGAGACCAATCTCCTCCCGAGCCTGCTTGTGGGACTTGCGGGCCGAAGCGAGAACTACAGCGATTTCGGGTCGACCACGACCGGCAAGGCATCAGCCCGTTTCGAGTTCTATCCGGGCTATGCAATTCGCGGCGCATTCCAGACAGGATTTCGCGCGCCGTCTCTCGCTCAGTCATTCTTCTCGTCGACGGCGACGAACTTCCTCAACTTTGGTCAGGGGCTCGTTCCGGTCGAAGTCAAGACTTTGCCCGCCTCGGGTGAAATTGCAGAGGCACTTGGAGCCGAGCCGCTCAAGGCGGAGACCTCGGTCAACACAAGCATTGGTATCGCGCTGGCGCCCCTGCAGAATCTCTCGCTGACCGCCGATTACTATCGCATCACGATTGACGACCGGATCGTTCTTTCGGGGAACTTCACCGGCGCGGCAATGACCGCTTTTCTCGCGGCTCAGGGATTTCCGGGCGTCGGAAGCGCGCGATACTTCACCAACGCGATCGACACGCGGACCGTTGGCTTCGACGTAGTAACGCGTTACGCCCTGGACTTCGGCAACATCGGGATAACACGGTTCACCGGTGGTTACAATCAAACGAGGAGCAAGGTCACACGCGTGGCGTCGACTCCTCCTGCGCTGGCGAGCCAGGCCTCTGTGCTGTTCGATGAAGTCGAGCGCGGCCGCATCGAGGTTGGCCAGCCGCACAACACGCTCCACCTGACGCTGGATCACACCTATCGCGATTTCACGGGAACGATCCACACTGCCCGTTGGGGAGAGGTCGGCTTCCGCGGGAATCCGACCAATCGGGCGCTGGACCAGACGTTCGCACCGGAGTGGATAACCGACGTGAACGCGTCGTACACGTTCTTCCGCCAGCTGCGGCTGACACTCGGGGCGAACAATGTGTTCGACGAGTACCCCGACGAGCAGATACCCATCAATGCCAACAGCGGAATCTTCCCGTACAGCAACACGGTGAACACGTTTGGCTTGAACGGGCGGTTCATCTACGCCCGCGTGAAGTGGACGCTGTGA
- a CDS encoding PhzF family phenazine biosynthesis protein: MPFSFHTADVFTDVPFGGNQLAVIPNAAQITPEQMLQITREFNFSETVFVLPPETPTGTRRLRIFNPGGEMPFAGHPTVGTAFVLASTGEIPLDGEETRIVFEEGVGPVPVLIRASKGRPVFTQLTAAKLPERGPAPTDAAVLADVLSLEPSDILYDSVFTPEAVSAGIPFLFVPLRSLDALGKARVRKDVWERTLQDSWASEIFVFVEDAESAKRGGVRAGDGVIRGRMFAPTLGISEDPATGSAAAAFGGYLTWRSTVRDGMLKCLIHQGVEMGRPSRLEVEVDALGGQVKAVRVGGASVLVSSGTLYYP; the protein is encoded by the coding sequence GTGCCCTTCTCGTTTCACACCGCCGATGTTTTCACCGACGTGCCTTTTGGCGGCAATCAGTTGGCGGTGATTCCTAACGCCGCGCAGATCACGCCCGAGCAGATGCTGCAGATCACGCGCGAGTTCAATTTCTCCGAGACTGTCTTCGTGCTGCCGCCGGAGACGCCGACGGGAACGCGCCGCCTGCGAATCTTCAACCCCGGCGGCGAGATGCCTTTCGCCGGTCATCCCACTGTCGGCACTGCTTTCGTCCTCGCATCGACCGGCGAAATCCCGCTCGACGGCGAGGAGACGCGAATTGTTTTCGAGGAGGGCGTGGGGCCCGTTCCTGTTCTGATCAGGGCCAGCAAGGGCCGGCCCGTCTTCACGCAGCTCACCGCCGCGAAACTTCCCGAGCGAGGGCCCGCTCCAACCGACGCAGCCGTTCTCGCCGACGTGCTCTCACTCGAGCCCTCGGACATTCTCTACGACAGCGTGTTCACTCCGGAAGCGGTCTCGGCCGGCATTCCCTTTCTCTTCGTACCGCTTCGAAGTCTCGATGCGCTGGGTAAGGCGCGCGTGAGAAAGGACGTGTGGGAGCGGACGCTCCAGGATTCGTGGGCGTCGGAAATCTTCGTGTTCGTCGAAGACGCAGAGTCCGCGAAGCGGGGGGGAGTGCGAGCGGGTGATGGCGTGATTCGCGGGCGAATGTTCGCGCCAACACTCGGCATTTCCGAAGATCCGGCGACCGGCAGCGCAGCCGCAGCGTTTGGCGGATACCTGACTTGGCGCTCTACAGTTCGCGATGGAATGCTCAAGTGCCTCATTCACCAGGGCGTGGAGATGGGACGGCCGAGTCGGCTGGAGGTCGAGGTTGACGCCCTCGGCGGGCAGGTGAAGGCTGTGCGCGTCGGAGGCGCTTCCGTGTTGGTAAGCTCCGGGACGTTGTACTACCCGTAG
- a CDS encoding cold-shock protein has translation MRTTGTVKWFNDAKGFGFITPENGQKDCFVHHSAISGSGFKSLTEGERVEFDVVQGQKGPAAENVTRLNA, from the coding sequence ATGCGTACCACAGGAACTGTGAAGTGGTTCAACGACGCCAAGGGTTTTGGCTTCATCACCCCCGAGAACGGACAGAAGGACTGTTTCGTTCATCACTCGGCCATCAGCGGCAGCGGTTTCAAGTCGTTGACCGAGGGCGAGCGCGTCGAGTTTGACGTCGTGCAGGGCCAGAAGGGCCCGGCCGCCGAGAATGTGACCCGGCTCAACGCTTGA
- the infA gene encoding translation initiation factor IF-1: MAKEEAIELEGTVTEVLPDATFRVLVSNGHDVHATIAGKMRRFRIRVLAGDRVTLEVSPYDLTRGRITFRHKN; encoded by the coding sequence ATGGCGAAGGAAGAAGCAATCGAACTGGAAGGAACAGTGACTGAAGTACTGCCGGATGCGACGTTTCGCGTTCTGGTCAGCAACGGGCACGATGTTCACGCGACGATTGCCGGCAAGATGCGCCGCTTTCGGATTCGCGTACTGGCGGGCGACCGTGTGACGCTCGAGGTCTCACCTTACGACCTGACGCGCGGCCGAATCACCTTCCGTCATAAGAACTGA